TTGTTGCGGTGATGTTGCAGCCGGATTTAGGGACAGGGCTTGTATTTATTGCAATTTTTTTAGCGATAGTATATATCTCGGGGATAAGAACAAGGGTATTGACACAGCTTTTTGCCTTAGGAATTGCCCTGCTGCCTATTGGATACAAACTATTAAAACCTTACCAGAGAAATAGACTTTTATCCTTTTTAAATCCGGAACTGGACCCAATGGGAACAGGTTATCATGTGATTCAGTCTAAAATTGCTATCGGTTCAGGAATGTTTTGGGGGAAGGGGCTTTTTCACGGCAGCCAAACTCAGCTCTATTATCTTCCCGAAGCATGGACAGACTTTATTTTTTCTGTTGTAGGGGAAGAATTAGGGTTTATAGGGGCATCTATACTGATAGTTCTCTATGCCATTATGCTGTATAAAGCTTGGAAGATTGCTTATAATGCTAAGGATAAATATGGAATGCTCGTGGCCGTAGGAATTATTGCTATGTTTACATTTCATATCTTTGAAAATATAGGGATGACTATTGGGATAATGCCAATCACAGGTATTCCTCTTCCCTTTATGAGCTATGGGGGAAGTGCAATGGTAGCAGACATGATGGCAATAGGACTTTTAGAAAATATAAGCATGAGAAGGCAAAAGATAAACTTTTAGGGGGAATTTCTATGAATATAGCTTTGATAGCCCATGACCAAAAAAAAGAACTTATGGTGAATTTCGCAATTGCCTATAAGCATATCTTTGAAAAATGCAATATATACGCAACAGGCCATACAGGACAACTTATCAAGGAGGCGACAGGTCTAAATGTAAATTGCCTTTTACCCGGCCCTCTTGGTGGAGACCAACAGATTGGTGCAATGATTGCTGAAAATAAGATTGATATGGTGATTTTTTTAAGAGACCCACTTACGGCTCAACCCCATGAACCAGATATTTTGGCTCTGCTTAGAGTTTGTGATGTGCATTCTATTCCATTGGCGACTAATATCGCTACTGCAGAAGTTTTATTGAAGGGAATGGAGCAAGGACTTTTAGAGTGGAGAGAAATAGCAGATAAATAAAATAATTTATCATAATAATGCCTCCTTCAAAATAAAATGTAACATAGAAGGAGGCATATATCATGAAATACCAACGAATTCCTTATTATTCTCCCAAAAAATTTAGCACTTACAAAAAGTATGCAGAGCTATTTGAAAATCAATTAATTATTTCATTAGTTTTATTAGGAATGATTTTGCTTTTTAAAGCAGTTGACGTGCCTATAGCTAACTCTTTTATAAATGCTACTAAAAGTGCGCTAAGTTATGATATGAATTACGAAAACACAAAGAAAGGGTTAAAATTAGTTCAAAGTAAGATTCCTTGGCTTAAAGAAAGTGTGATAAAAGTTTTTTCTCCCACTGAAGAAAAAACTTCAGAAAATAAAACTTCTTCTGATGTTTCTCAGGCTTCTATCAAAATGATTGCACCTGTTACTGGAAAGGTAACCTCTGGCTTTGGAATGAGGGTTGATCCTATTACAAACCAATTGACAAATCATACTGGTATTGATATAGATGCTCCTATTGGAACAGAAGTGAAGGCAGCATTAGATGGGGTAGTAATGTTAGTGGAGGAGCAAAACCAGGATTTTGGAAAAGTCATAGTTTTAAGGCATGCTAATGATGTAAGGACCGTCTATGCTCATTTATCAGAAATTTTAGTGAAAGAAAAAGACCAAGTAAAACAAGGGGATATAATTGGGAAGACAGGCGATACTGGGAAAGTCACTGCTCCTCACTTGCATTTTGAAGTTTGGGAAAATGGCAAGCCAGTAGACCCCTTGACAAAGGTTGTTATAGGGGATGCTGCCAGTGAAGGCGCAAAATGAAATTTAGAGGGATTGAAGTAAAAATACATTTTTCTACTTTTGCATTTGCATTACTTTTAATTGCAACGGGATTTATAAAAGAATTAATTGCTATTTTTGCTACAGTTTTCGTTCACGAATGTGGACACATTTATATTGCCAAGAAACTAAAAGTAGAGGTGCTACAAGTCAATATCTATCCTTTTGGAGGAATTGCTCTTTTGGACAGCATAGTGTTTATAAGACCAGACTTAGAAGTGTTAGTTGCACTGGCAGGACCTATGTCCAATATTTTTTTTGTTTTTTTTGGAGAATTCATTTCACAAGTTTTACAAATAGACATGGATTATTTTATAAAAGCTAGTATTGCAATGGCTTTTTTTAATCTACTGCCAGGGCTTCCTTTGGATGGAGGACGGGTTTTAAAAAGTGTTTTGTCATATTTTATTAGCCTAAGAAGTGCTATTGCGACTGCTGTTTTTTCTTCCTATGCTATTTCTCTCGTTATGTTATATCTTCTTCTAAAAGGCATATTCAATTGGAAGCTAAATGTTGTTTATGCTTTTTTATCGGTGTTATTAGTAGTCGCGGCAAATAAAGAGAAAAAGGCATCAGCTTTTTTGCAAATGAGAGATCTTTTTAGAAAAAAAGCAGAGTTCTACAAAAAAGGATTGATGGGGGTACATCATATAGCAGTATTAGAAAAGGAGACAATTGCAAATGTTATAAAAAGTTTTATACCTGCTAAATACCATGTTATAATAATATTAGACGACAAATTTAGGGAAAAATATAGAATAACCGAGACTCAGCTTTTTGAATATGCGGTAGAACATGGATTGTATTTACCAATTGGTGAGATTAT
The sequence above is a segment of the Thermoanaerobacter ethanolicus JW 200 genome. Coding sequences within it:
- the rodA gene encoding rod shape-determining protein RodA produces the protein MFDKKLLKNFDWGLLIVVLLISIYSVIVVTSASHAIQTGSYKKVIVQSAAILIGLISIALICLFDYNILAKFSTFIYILNLFGLVLVLATGKVSNGAQSWISLGPVDLQPSEFSKLALVLTLANMFSKAEEIKTFKELLWPMVYVGIPFVAVMLQPDLGTGLVFIAIFLAIVYISGIRTRVLTQLFALGIALLPIGYKLLKPYQRNRLLSFLNPELDPMGTGYHVIQSKIAIGSGMFWGKGLFHGSQTQLYYLPEAWTDFIFSVVGEELGFIGASILIVLYAIMLYKAWKIAYNAKDKYGMLVAVGIIAMFTFHIFENIGMTIGIMPITGIPLPFMSYGGSAMVADMMAIGLLENISMRRQKINF
- the mgsA gene encoding methylglyoxal synthase, encoding MNIALIAHDQKKELMVNFAIAYKHIFEKCNIYATGHTGQLIKEATGLNVNCLLPGPLGGDQQIGAMIAENKIDMVIFLRDPLTAQPHEPDILALLRVCDVHSIPLATNIATAEVLLKGMEQGLLEWREIADK
- a CDS encoding M23 family metallopeptidase, whose product is MKYQRIPYYSPKKFSTYKKYAELFENQLIISLVLLGMILLFKAVDVPIANSFINATKSALSYDMNYENTKKGLKLVQSKIPWLKESVIKVFSPTEEKTSENKTSSDVSQASIKMIAPVTGKVTSGFGMRVDPITNQLTNHTGIDIDAPIGTEVKAALDGVVMLVEEQNQDFGKVIVLRHANDVRTVYAHLSEILVKEKDQVKQGDIIGKTGDTGKVTAPHLHFEVWENGKPVDPLTKVVIGDAASEGAK
- a CDS encoding M50 family metallopeptidase; amino-acid sequence: MKFRGIEVKIHFSTFAFALLLIATGFIKELIAIFATVFVHECGHIYIAKKLKVEVLQVNIYPFGGIALLDSIVFIRPDLEVLVALAGPMSNIFFVFFGEFISQVLQIDMDYFIKASIAMAFFNLLPGLPLDGGRVLKSVLSYFISLRSAIATAVFSSYAISLVMLYLLLKGIFNWKLNVVYAFLSVLLVVAANKEKKASAFLQMRDLFRKKAEFYKKGLMGVHHIAVLEKETIANVIKSFIPAKYHVIIILDDKFREKYRITETQLFEYAVEHGLYLPIGEIIK